From a single Arachis hypogaea cultivar Tifrunner chromosome 3, arahy.Tifrunner.gnm2.J5K5, whole genome shotgun sequence genomic region:
- the LOC112775127 gene encoding probable CCR4-associated factor 1 homolog 11, with amino-acid sequence MTRIDDELQQLQQPPRVFPMPPPIMVGFPPFYGAVQPRFVERLPLLEPSPNSSVVIRQVWAANADSEFQIISSLIDKYRFLSIDTEFPGVVILPRNKNYRNLVPKKTYQVMKANVDALKIIQLGLTLSDEHGSLPDLGTNNKTHYIWQFNFRDFNLMRDIYAKDSVALLRSQGIDFARNAVAGVSSLHFAKLAAASGLLFNKSLTWVTFHGAYDIGYLVKILTWGVLPKNLEEFLVLVKELFGGNTYDVKHVMRFCNGLYGGLEKVADTLHVDRVAGKGHQAGSDSLLTCHTFHKIRETYFLANDDGFREYVNILFGLEIAKA; translated from the coding sequence ATGACAAGAATCGATGATGAACTACAACAACTTCAACAACCACCTAGAGTTTTTCCTATGCCACCGCCCATCATGGTTGGTTTTCCGCCCTTTTATGGCGCAGTTCAGCCAAGGTTTGTGGAACGGCTGCCACTTCTAGAGCCTAGTCCCAACAGTTCGGTTGTGATCAGGCAAGTGTGGGCTGCCAACGCTGATTCCGAGTTCCAAATCATAAGCAGCCTGATTGACAAATATCGATTTCTCTCCATTGACACTGAGTTTCCCGGTGTAGTCATCCTGCCCCGCAACAAGAACTACCGGAATCTTGTCCCAAAGAAAACTTACCAAGTCATGAAGGCCAATGTGGACGCGCTCAAAATCATTCAGCTTGGACTCACTCTGTCAGATGAACACGGCAGCCTCCCTGATCTAGGAACCAACAACAAAACTCACTACATCTGGCAGTTCAATTTCCGAGACTTCAACCTCATGCGTGACATCTACGCAAAGGACTCTGTGGCACTCCTACGCAGCCAGGGCATCGACTTTGCACGCAATGCAGTGGCTGGAGTTTCTTCGCTGCATTTTGCGAAGTTGGCAGCAGCATCTGGGCTGCTGTTCAACAAATCACTGACATGGGTCACATTCCATGGTGCTTATGATATTGGATATTTGGTGAAGATTCTGACTTGGGGTGTTCTTCCCAAAAACTTGGAGGAGTTCTTGGTGCTTGTAAAAGAGctgtttgggggaaatacttacgATGTGAAGCATGTGATGAGGTTCTGCAATGGCCTCTATGGCGGTTTGGAGAAGGTGGCTGACACACTTCACGTAGACCGAGTTGCTGGGAAGGGCCATCAAGCCGGATCTGATAGCTTGCTCACCTGCCACACCTTTCACAAGATTAGAGAAACTTATTTTTTGGCTAATGATGATGGGTTTAGGGAATACGTTAATATACTTTTTGGGTTGGAAATTGCAAAAGCTTAA